The following DNA comes from Triplophysa dalaica isolate WHDGS20190420 chromosome 5, ASM1584641v1, whole genome shotgun sequence.
ACTGGACATCACCAATGAAGGAGGCTATTGACAACCTGCTTGATGAAAATCACGGGAAGAAGGGTAAGCTTAAAATTGTGGATCAGGAGTATTCAGCATGGTCCATAACTCCAGTACTGATCTCAACAGCATGCTCCATCCAACTACAAAACTGCACATAGCTCAGTATGTTAAAACACGAGATCATCACTAAATACGttataaaaagcaaataaaatcaatctgtaaaacatatatttgaaaTTAAGAATgtaatcatttcatttaattgtaaaaaatgtattgtacatTGTACAATTGTaggtagtttaaaaaaaaaaatctcaaatatttGGAAGGTGAAACGACAAAGGTTTACTGGAAGTAAAAATTTAAAACCGAAAGCTTTCATTGTAATTGTATGGTGCAATAGTCTATCCCTGCAAGCAGACAAGCTGCCCTCTTTCTAAtgctatatattattaaatcatATATTGAATATACTATAACGCttataataacatttcaatGAACAAAACATCTGAGTGACACAGTCGATTTTTATTGACCACCAGATGGCGAAGTAGAGAAATGTGTCAAAAGCTTCTATTAAACCATGCGGTTTGTTGAAAAAGCCTCATAGTTTCAGAAGGACGGTAGTTCTCCAGGAACAGAGTTGGTCACACCTGCCCTAGGTGCTGTTTCTAGCCTCagaccgtgcattgaatgtgttcAGCTCAAGAATGACCCATGTCACAGGgttttttataattatgtttCCCCATGTGGTCTGTGATTAACTGTAAACCCTTTTTCATGCATTCCACATCCAAGGATTTCTTCTGATGATATTATCAGTGGACACATTGATATAATCTGTGACAGAGTTAATTTGTTcattaatgtgtgtgtctgctgcatcatgAGTAATCTGTGGATCTGTGGTTTTGAAGAAGTGTAAAGATGACCTCACTCATGTTCTGCATTTGTTTGCATGCAGACAGAAGAAGAATGGAGAAGTGATCAtctctgcactgtaaaaaatatctaCTTGGTTCTACTTAAAATCATAAGTTAAGCAGCTGCCTCAAAAtttcaagtaaaaacaaaatggattAATGAATTGTTTTAACTCATTATTTTAAGTGTTGTTAAACTGTGAATTGCCTTCTGTGAGTCAACATGACTATACCATTATTGTTGTTTCAACTTTGCTATGCAAGTTCAAAATAAAGTGAACTCATTAGTGAGCATTCTGTTCACTTATCCCCATTAGTGGGTTCAACTTAgtcatttaaattaagtaatgtCTTTGAATTAGGGTATCAAGTTAAGATGATCTAAAAGAACGTCTTGTTTTAACTTAACAATTAAttctaaaaacacaaatttgagtacaaaagtttttttttattaaaaccaatGTTAAGCCAATACAAGCTATACATAAACACTTCAATCATGAAATCATCTCAAAATTGTAATCAATACCAAACTTCAGTTGGCTGTGGGTCACATAATGAGGCTAAGATAAATAGAAGGGTTTCGTGTGAGCTTACACTATGAGGGGGTATCCCAAGCAGACTCCACAAGTATTTCTCAGTGTGTGTATAGAAGGTGGATGATGGGAAGTGTTTCCTGCAGTTGTCTGCAGTGCCTGTTGTCAACCAAGAAGTTGGTCATGCTGAATCTAGGCTAGATAGACCAATAGACACATACAGCAGTATAGATATCTATATTCAGCAcctccaaaaaaaataaaatcactgcCTGTCATCTAAGTTGTTTATCATTGTTATTGTTGTGTGACCTAATGAGGTTAAGTTGACTGATGATTACTGCAGGAAACATCTCACCTTCTATATGCACGTGCACAGCCCTCTGCTTGTCATATGCCCATTAGGTCACCCAAAGCTGTACTGAACACTATTCATATTAacccaaaagaaaataaattcttttaaaagcattagCTTTTTTCCTTACAACACTGAAATATTGAacaggttttaaatgttaacatttaaaaaaccttaaaaacattaatCTCACAGATCCAGCTAACTTATACCAAAAGCTGTGCTGAAccccaaacacaaacaaatctaaaaCTTCAGACTGCAGCTGgttgtttacaaatatttgaaacttGAATACAGTATACTTTTGACCCCATTATTTGAACAATATTcagaattaaatgttttcagtcCAACAAAAAAATCAGGGCTCCTCTCCTGTTTGCTTAAGTGCTTTTGCCTTCAAATTTGGAACGCatgtcaacagaaaaaaatgaattccaatccTATTCTCAGGTGGGGCATGGTTTACAAATTATATCTCAGGAGCTTGTTTCGGATGCCGTGGACTCTGGCAGAGGCTTGATCTGGTTTGATCTTCATCACTACCCTCTGAAGGAACTCAAAGGAATACTTCATGGCTCGTGGATACTCAAGGTTAACGCAGTAGATGATCCCCAAAAGCATGGCAAAGCTGGATGGCACATCCTTGAAGTTGTGAAGCACAACAGTCTCCTCAACCACAACTGCCACATTGAAGACCTCACGTGGAAAGGCATCCTGGTTGTCACCTTCATGGCCTATCAACAGGCCAAGTTGCATCCCCTCCATGGCTGCAGCCAGAGTCTCACCATGGGCCttgaaaagcagaaaaaaaaatagtgtGAATGTTTGGGTCAAGATGTACATGCTCTGCAAAGCTATTTAAGTCTCAGTGATCATAAACCTTGTTTTCAGGCTAATAAAATAGTCTTCTTGGGCTTTCAGTTGTGAGTGTGCATGTTTGTAGGTGCAATATTGGAACGTTACTGCAAGGGTGAAAACTTCAGTGTCCTCTCAGATCTGGGAAAGTGTATGTTGCACTGGGTCCTCTCCCCATCACTATTCTACCCCTCCTTTCTCCTCCCCCAACATTGCTCTACCCCTCCCTGCTCCCATCACCACTATTCCACCCAACCCTCGTCCTCCCCATCACTATTCTGCCCATCACTTCTCCTTGCATCATCACCATTTTGCTGCCACAGGACTTTATCAACACCCATGAGTGTATCTAATGCAATCTCTTTGTTAAaggttgtctgtgtgtgtgtgtgtgtgtgtgtgtgtgtgtgtgtgtgtgtgtgtgtgtgcgcacaagTGTATATGTGGGTGGGTACGTTCATTTATAGGCTGTTATGCATGACAGAAAAAGGTCTTACGTCACACATCCTGATGATGTCTGATGGCTCTTCTCTTAGATAGTGTGGCAGACCCAGCAGAGCAGCAATCCTTCTCCTGTTGTTTGTGTCctacaagacaaaaataagcAGTGTTGAGATTTTATTGCAAACATCTGGTGCCCAATTTTACAATTCTCAGCTCGTCTACTCACATCTTTCTTCAGACAGTCCAAAATGGCTTTCAGTGCAGGCATCTTTGCCGACTTGGTCGCAGCTTCGTACACTTCCAGCAGTCGTGGTGCCAGGTCGTCAAGTCCATCGAGGAACGACTCGAGAAGGTCTATGCTTACGACTCTTTTGAACTCTGTCCGAACCTGAGAAGACAAAAAGGTTAAGAAATTAGAGAAAAGATTTTCAAAGCATAGAGTCATAATTTAGTAAGCTAAGGTTGTCTGTGGTCAAAGGCTTTCATCCACTCAGTAATACCAAAGTCTCTTTAATCATAGGCTGAGTGTTGTCTATTGTTATACCTGTCTCTCACAGAACATGGCCGGCCATCTAGCTATGACATCCCCAATGATAGGTTGATCCCCTACGATCTCCTTTCTGCGCTTGGAGAACGTGGCAGACATCAGCTCATCTATCTGCTGGTGATCTGGGTCTTTTTTGAGCACTTCCACCTGAATTGGATTGCACAAGCGCAAAGGACACATAAGACAAAATAGTAGGCTTCACAGACACAAAAGCAAAGTGTAGGTAGTTAGTATAACATAGGCAGGTATGTATGCAGTAATATTAGACAGGTATgatgtgtatgtgcatgtgtgtgtatgatgtacCTCCATCAACATCCGCTTTTCTTCCATGTCTTCATCACTTAGTCCTTCAGGGGGATCTGGACAGAAGTGGACCTCGCCCTTCTTTGACTTCTTCATACGTGGTCCCTTGGCTTCTTCTCCTTTTCTTTTGTTGACCCTCACCTCTGGGCATCCAGCTGCACTTAACTTCTGTCGATAGTTTCCGAGCTTAAACTTCAGGCTGTGGAACCAGCCGTACCAACCCTTTCCAGACCCTGGCTCTTTTAGACTGGGATGCTTCTCCACAAGCGCTTTCGCAACATTCTCATAGTGTTGCCTCTCAGGATAAGGACTTATCTTTGACATGCTGTCTGCAAGTGTGTCCAGGATATCAGATTTCATACCTTTAGGAATCACCAGCACAGATCCATCTTTTGCATATCTTCCATTTGCTTCTTGCAGCGTGAGTTCAACATCATGCGAGAACTCTGGAATCGGGAAGGGCTCAGGCCAGTGCTGGGAGTCAGATTCCCGACTACTGAGAGATGGAAGGCTGGCTGAATCCAATTTGGAATCCGAGCAAGCTGCATCAGCTGTGAACAACACTTTCAATGTTGCTCTCTCCTCAGGAAGGTCTCGGATGTCGGTCAAATTGGTCAGCTGATCCTTGAACGCAGGGTCctcaaattgtaaaataaatccacctCTCAGGCCAAGGTTTGCACGCAACACCTGGCACAGTGCATCAACACTAGGGGGGGTGATTTCGATGGAAAGGCGCCTGATATCCATATCAGAGAGGACAACTCGCAGCAGCATCGTGGATCACTTCAGCCTGAAATTGGAGaagaaaaaaggtttaattcattgtatacatacaaacaaattGTTACTACAGAAACGATTTGGAAAACACTTCAAGAGGGTTAATTCTTTTGGATCAGGGTAGAAATACACAAACTTACAGCAGCCTTAATTCAGCAAGAATGTTCTAGGAGTGGTTAACAGGCGACCCTGGACAAGGTATGACACAAGTGGCATGTAGTCATTGAGATCCTCTGGTTTCACCAAGAGACACTCAGCAGGACTTTTCTTCACAAGATGGTAACTCCTCAAATGCTCCACATAGTAAGTCGAAAAAGGTTCAACGAAGAAACAAACATGACCATCCAGCACAATGCATATTTCCAAAATCCTTCCGAAGTTGGGTAGTCCACTTGTACTTCCAACAGAAAGTATCATTCCCTTTGAATACTGCGTTCCATTTAAGAAGACATTAGGGGTCAGTCCAACTGTGTCAACATCACTGAATCTATTCAAGATTGCTAGTCTAAGACCACCATCTAAGACTCCCAGGCACACATCTGTCACTTTTGCTGTCTCAATCTCAGGCTTGAAAATGCTGGGCATTTCAAGATAATATGCAAGCATAAGTTGGTGTCTTGAGGCAAGGGTAAGcagaatatttttaaagttattggCATCACGCACTACCTTCTTAAAGAAAGAATGCTTAGCCTCAAACCTGATTGTCCAACACTCTATTAAGGGTCCAAATCTTTGAATAAGGCAAGGATAATGTTCAATAAAGTGATGTTTGGGGCGCAATTTGTAATCCGGGAAAACTGTCAGTAGCAACTGTCTATGATCCGATATTTTGGACTGCAAATAACACAGCGAGTCTTCAGTGTGATATGGAGTCGCTAAGAGCTCAACCAAGTCTTTCAGCTCAAGGATTACTTCCCATGTTTGATTCCCTTCTGGAACACGGTGGCCGATGATGAGGGTAAGGAAACGCACAAGACTCCAATTTTTCGTGGCCGTTACCACCTACAGTTCCACTCTTTTTAAAAGTTGAAAGAATTTTCTGAGGACAATTTCTCTTATCCGAGAATTTAAAAGGGAAGCTCTGTATTTCACTATTAAGCTCTTCTAATGTGAAATACTTCTTTGAAATCAAATCTGCAAGGCACAGACTTAGTTCTACAGGCACAATCCCTTCCAGCACATCGTGTAAAAAATCAGGTGGAAAGCCTGTGCATGTGTGAAAACCTGTCAGGCTGTTGAGAGGGCAGTCTCGTTTCACACCATCAACAGATGCAAGGTCCGTCTGCTTCAAGACATTTACAGCTTCATCAAATGATTCTGGTGACCTTAAAACAAAGTTCCCAGTTCTAACATCACACGTTTGTATGTCTCGACGACTAGCTAGACAAAACCTACAGAACTTCTCAACATTGAAAGACTCTTGGAATCCACCTAAGGAATGTGCTGCCAAGTTGTCAGCAGCAACGAACAAGATGGTGCCTTTAACATTACACCCTAGTTTCTCTACAAACACACCTACTgtttcaagacatttaatatCTTCAATCAGTGGCTTCAAAACACGATCATAACCATAAATCCTGACATGCTCAGCCTTGCACAGTAAAGCAAGGTAGATTGACGACAATGTTGACTTGTATCTAGAGGGTAAATTGCCAATAACCCAATACACACCacagattttatgttttttttttgatgtgCCCAAGGGATTGCAGATTTCAAAGTCATCAATATACAAAGTAATAGCTACACTTAGTTCTTGACCTGAGAGGATTCCATTCGATTTATAGAAGTCACCATCCAGAAAAGACTTGTAGTAGCCAGACTGTTCAACAGGTTTCTTTTTCCCCAGTGCTTGCAGTACCTCTTCTTTTTTAAGAAGATCTGAAAGTAACTTTAGAATAGGGATATAGATAACAGTATGAAACTTTTCTTGTCTGTTCAAAAGATCCTTCTCTTGAAAGGAAATTAAGTGGGTTAGCACTTTGAAATAATTCGGTCAAGGATGTCAAACATTCCTCAGATGTGCAATTATGCTTCTCCAAAACATTCTCAATTGACTCCCTAGTTATTTGTCCAGCACATTTTCCAATATCAAACAAATCATCCACAATTTCTTGAATCGCAGACTTTGACACATGAAGGACGGCTTGCAGTCGAAGGAAAAGGGATGCAATTCTGCGCTCAACTGACTTCTGTGTAGGCTGAGAGTCAGGTTCAGTCACTGAAacatctggtgactctaaatcAAAGTTATCCTGTTCATCATTGACAGAAGCTTGACTTTGACAATGGATAATAAGttcaggtttgaaattattGAATGTAGAAGGCTGATGATATCGGCTTCTGTGAGCAGTAAAAGTTGAGGCTACTCTAGATGTAAAACAGCACCCCACAAATGGGCAATTCACAGTCTCTCTTTTTAtcaaatgtctctttaaatgaagaaaataatgtttgataTTGCTTGGCGCTGAAAAAGTACAAAGTTCACAACGAAGTCTAGCAATGGGACTGGTTCCTTGTTTGTGGTccgtcaaatgttttaaaagttccACATGGGATTGAAAGACGGTAAGACAATTCGGGTAAATACAACTAAAACCTGTTCTTCCACGTCCATGCTTGTCCTTGTAATGATTCACTATAGTCTTTTCAATGTATGAGGAAAAATTGCAAAACTTACAAGTCCACTTCATCAAATGAGTAGCTGAGCCTGGTAAATCACaaaacacctgaaacacacaaaacagaaaaaaaagttttagctGCCAAGTGATgtgaattgcaaaaatgaacaaGAGCACATTTCTAATTAAGTCTAACTTACAAATTGTATATATGAATTGTTGGATTGCTCTTTAGCACTAGCTAACGCGACCGAtgttatgtaataaatataaagttcaaaagaacagcatttatataaaatagaaCTAACAATAAGTGTCTTTACTGTAACTTTTGATCTGTTTAACTCATCCTTGATGAATAAAAGTATTGATACATCTTATTtctttcccccaaaaataaaataaaaattcttactGACACCAAACTTTTGAACGgtagtgtttaatgttacaaaagCTTTAGATTTCAGATAATTGCTGGAAGATTTCAGATAACGCTTTATCAACCGTCTCTGACTAAACTGCTAGTTTTCTAGCTAACGTTAACGGTCGCTGAAACGTGCCTCGCTTAAATGACATCACAGTTGTTGCACATATCAAAAGGTAATGATAGCTAACGTTAATCACGTTATTGGTTTCATCAACGCACATTCTTAATATctacaaaacactaacacttaCCAATGGCGAACTTGTTCATGCCAACAAGACTCGTCTTATCTAACGGGAAAATGAGGCACCCGGCCGATTGAAGTTCGTTTGCTTGCTGGCGCGTAAATTTGTTCTTCTCGAGGCCTGGCTTCGTCGGTACGTTAGTCCCCCGCACATGCGCCAAGAGCCGT
Coding sequences within:
- the LOC130420335 gene encoding uncharacterized protein LOC130420335, with protein sequence MLLRVVLSDMDIRRLSIEITPPSVDALCQVLRANLGLRGGFILQFEDPAFKDQLTNLTDIRDLPEERATLKVLFTADAACSDSKLDSASLPSLSSRESDSQHWPEPFPIPEFSHDVELTLQEANGRYAKDGSVLVIPKGMKSDILDTLADSMSKISPYPERQHYENVAKALVEKHPSLKEPGSGKGWYGWFHSLKFKLGNYRQKLSAAGCPEVRVNKRKGEEAKGPRMKKSKKGEVHFCPDPPEGLSDEDMEEKRMLMEVEVLKKDPDHQQIDELMSATFSKRRKEIVGDQPIIGDVIARWPAMFCERQVRTEFKRVVSIDLLESFLDGLDDLAPRLLEVYEAATKSAKMPALKAILDCLKKDDTNNRRRIAALLGLPHYLREEPSDIIRMCDAHGETLAAAMEGMQLGLLIGHEGDNQDAFPREVFNVAVVVEETVVLHNFKDVPSSFAMLLGIIYCVNLEYPRAMKYSFEFLQRVVMKIKPDQASARVHGIRNKLLRYNL